The following proteins are co-located in the Meriones unguiculatus strain TT.TT164.6M chromosome 13 unlocalized genomic scaffold, Bangor_MerUng_6.1 Chr13_unordered_Contig_2907, whole genome shotgun sequence genome:
- the Prr36 gene encoding proline-rich protein 36, whose amino-acid sequence MDGEEESSPEPASPGVWPRRRRRLLSQRPRVRVPAPAAGSGAPRWPAGARDGEGGRSGGGRRPRGPAARPRPRQRRRPAGPGGPRSPGAEARGRASLGGARPGQGAPGAGPRSPAPRPAASGRGERVAARTPGPGGGVTRPGLAALRGPQPPSKEPAVRAKAPDTPKRTGPSYGTRRDALGAASGAPSPPAPVAPSGDPNTQRPAAPPTAQAPRRPNAAPEPSPAARGRPGPRSPARPGAPQSSPARPGAPQTAPARPGATQTAPARPGAPQTSPARPGAPKPPRLVPGPPNGPGPSRGPQNAPARPGAPQNAPARPGAPKPPPPAPGPPILPHPPRGTPELPRPPRGHPELHLPPRGPPNCPRPSRGPPNRPHSPRGPPNRLGPPRGPPELPGPPRGPPGRSQNLSWGPQTSPNSPGVPQTSPTRPGDPQAALAHPGDPEAAPKTSPGAPQTSPNSPRVPHGPPGSPPTSPDPPPASRTEDTPLPAGHAHRAGSRGPALLICIPTPGPAPIICIPGPGPAPTICIPGPGPAPTICIPSPSPAPIFCIPSPGPALLICISTPGLTPIICIPGSGPALTICIPNRGPTPVICISTPGLALLICISIPGPVLLICIPTRGPALLICIPTPGPAPLFCISIPGPALLICISTPGPTPIICIPGPGPTPVICIPSPGLALLICIPTRGPALLICISIPGRALLICIPTRGPALFICIPSPGPALLICIPTRGRTLLICIHTRGPALLICISIPGPALLICIPTRGPALLICISNPGSASLICIPTRGPALLICISTPGPASLICISSSAPPSPSPDPPFAPVALPSSLAPPPAQAPPPLASPTNLEVSPELLTTPPPQDTPPAQAPPPLASPAIVEASPELLTTPPPPQAPPPSAFPATIEALSELLTTPPPQATPHAQAPPPQTSPAIAEVSPELLTTPPHLTTPTDQASPPPAFPTTLEASPAPLTTPPAQAPPPLVFPTIVEASPSPLTTPPHQAPPSAQAPPLLTSPAIVEVSPEPLTTPPPQAPPPLALYSTAPPPPPPTPLVQPPSPPAPPPPQALPPAHPPSGGHFPQEAPPRLSLAPPPAPPAPPSRSPSSTLSGPDLAGHSSSATSTPEELRGYDSGPDGACADDGGDEEEEEPLPALHPAAWGRGGSAARASAGERGAGPARAPGRAVHHLRGGGARGAAAPGRAAGRRGAAAAAGGGGRRGRRRGARAPLSDAELGRWAELLSPLDESRASITSVTSFSPDDVASPRGDWTVVEVETFH is encoded by the exons GCCCGCGATGGAGAAGGAGGACGGAGCGGCGGTGGGCGCCGCCCTCGGGGCCCGGCCGCGCGCCCCCGCCCCCGTCAGCGCCGCCGCCCTGCGGGTCCTGGAGGCCCACGGAGCCCTGGGGCGGAGGCCCGCGGCCGAGCGAGCCTCGGGGGCGCCAGGCCCGGGCAGGGGGCGCCTGGGGCGGGTCCCCGCAGCCCAG CCCCCAGGCCCGCGGCTTCCGGGAGGGGAGAGCGGGTCGCCGCGAGGACGCCAGGGCCCGGCGGCGGCGTCACCAG ACCGGGCCTCGCTGCCCTGAGGGGACCCCAGCCCCCCAGTAAGGAACCCGCGGTCCGCGCCAAAGCCCCGGACACCCCCAAGAGGACCGGCCCGAGCTACGGAACCCGGAGAG ACGCTCTGGGGGCCGCCTCGGGAGCCCCCTCCCCGCCAGCGCCCGTCGCTCCGTCGGGGGACCCCAATACCCAGCGCCCGGCCGCGCCCCCGACGGCCCAGGCCCCCCGGAGACCAAACGCCGCCCCGGAGCCCAGCCCGGCCGCCAGGGGGCGCCCCGGTCCCCGCTCCCCTGCTCGTCCCGGGGCCCCCCAATCCTCCCCGGCCCGTCCCGGGGCTCCCCAAACCGCCCCCGCCCGCCCCGGGGCCACCCAAACCGCCCCCGCCCGCCCCGGGGCACCCCAAACCTCCCCTGCTCGTCCCGGGGCCCCCAAACCGCCCCGGCTCGTTCCGGGGCCCCCAAACGGCCCCGGCCCATCCCGGGGCCCCCAAAACGCCCCGGCCCGTCCCGGGGCCCCCCAAAACGCCCCGGCCCGTCCCGGGGCCCCCAAACCTCCCCCGCCCGCCCCGGGGCCCCCAATCCTCCCCCACCCGCCCCGGGGCACCCCAGAACTCCCTCGCCCGCCCCGGGGCCACCCAGAACTCCACCTCCCGCCGAGGGGTCCCCCAAACTGCCCCCGCCCGTCCCGGGGCCCCCCAAACCGCCCCCACTCGCCAAGGGGACCCCCAAACCGCCTCGGCCCGCCCCGGGGCCCCCCAGAACTCCCCGGACCGCCCCGGGGACCCCCAGGCCGCTCCCAAAACCTCTCTTGGGGCCCCCAAACCTCCCCCAACAGCCCCGGGGTCCCCCAAACCTCCCCCACTCGCCCAGGGGACCCGCAAGCCGCCCTGGCCCACCCCGGGGACCCCGAGGCCGCCCCTAAAACCTCCCCTGGGGCCCCCCAAACCTCCCCCAACAGCCCCAGGGTCCCCCACG GACCCCCCGGCAGCCCCCCGACATCCCCAGACCCGCCCCCGGCTTCTCGCACCGAGGACACGCCCCTCCCCGCCGGCCACGCCCACCGGGCGGGCTCTCGGGGCCCCGCCCTCCTCATCTGCATCCCCACCCCTGGCCCCGCCCCCATCATCTGCATCCCCGGCCCTGGCCCCGCCCCCACCATCTGCATCCCCGGCCCTGGCCCCGCCCCCACCATCTGCATCCCCAGCCCTAGCCCCGCCCCAATCTTCTGCATCCCCAGCCCTGGCCCCGCCCTCCTCATCTGCATCTCCACCCCTGGCCTCACCCCCATCATTTGCATCCCCGGCTCTGGCCCCGCCCTCACCATCTGCATCCCCAACCGTGGCCCCACCCCCGTCATCTGCATCTCCACCCCTGGCCTCGCCCTCCTCATCTGCATCTCCATCCCTGGCCCCGTCCTCCTCATCTGCATCCCCACCCGTGGCCCCGCCCTCCTCATCTGCATCCCCACCCCTGGCCCCGCCCCTCTCTTCTGCATCTCCATCCCTGGCCCCGCCCTCCTCATCTGCATCTCCACCCCTGGCCCCACCCCCATCATCTGCATCCCCGGCCCTGGCCCCACCCCAGTCATCTGCATCCCCAGCCCTGGCCTCGCCCTCCTCATCTGCATCCCCACCCGTGGCCCCGCCCTCCTCATCTGCATCTCCATCCCTGGCCGCGCCCTCCTCATCTGCATCCCCACCCGTGGCCCCGCCCTCTTCATCTGCATCCCCAGCCCTGGCCCCGCCCTCCTCATCTGCATCCCCACCCGTGGCCGCACCCTCCTCATCTGCATccacacccgtggacccgccctCCTCATCTGCATCTCCATCCCTGGCCCCGCCCTCCTCATCTGCATCCCCACCCGTGGCCCCGCCCTCCTCATCTGCATCTCCAACCCTGGCAGCGCCTCCCTCATCTGCATCCCCACCCGTGGCCCCGCCCTCCTCATCTGCATCTCCACCCCTGGCCCCGCCTCCCTCATCTGCATCTCCTCCTCTG CCCCGCCCTCTCCCTCTCCAGACCCGCCCTTTGCTCCTGTAGCCCTGCCCTCTTCTCTAGCCCCGCCCCCTGCCCAAGCCCCGCCTCCCTTGGCCTCGCCCACCAATTTAGAGGTGTCTCCAGAGCTTCTGACCACGCCCCCTCCTCAGGATACGCCCCCTGCTCAGGCCCCGCCTCCCCTGGCCTCGCCCGCCATTGTGGAGGCGTCTCCAGAGCTTCTgaccactcctcctcctcctcaggccCCGCCTCCCTCGGCCTTCCCCGCCACTATAGAGGCTTTGTCTGAGCTTCTGACCACGCCCCCTCCTCAGGCCACGCCCCATGCGCAGGCCCCGCCTCCCCAGACCTCACCCGCCATTGCAGAGGTGTCTCCAGAGCTTCTGACCACGCCCCCTCATCTGACCACGCCCACAGACCAAGCCTCGCCTCCTCCGGCCTTCCCCACCACTCTAGAGGCGTCTCCAGCTCCTCTGACCACGCCCCCTGCCCAGGCCCCGCCTCCCCTGGTTTTCCCCACCATTGTTGAAGCTTCTCCTAGTCCTTTGACCACGCCCCCTCATCAGGCCCCGCCTTCAGCCCAGGCCCCGCCTCTCCTGACCTCGCCCGCCATTGTAGAGGTGTCTCCAGAGCCTCTAACCACGCCCCCTCCTCAGGCCCCGCCTCCCCTGGCCTTGTACTCCACT gccccgccccctcctcctcccacgcCATTGGTGCAGCCTCCCTCCCcgccggccccgccccctccgcAGGCCCTGCCCCCCGCCCACCCGCCGAGCGGAGGACATTTTCCTCAGGAGGCCCCGCCCCGCCTCAGCCtggccccgccccccgccccgcccgcGCCGCCCTCTCGCAGCCCGTCCAGCACGCTGAGCGGCCCCGACCTGGCGGGCCACAGCTCCAGCGCCACCAGCACGCCCGAGGAGCTGCGCGGCTACGACAGCGGCCCCGACGGCGCCTGCGCGGACGACGGCGGCgacgaagaggaggaggagccgcTGCCCGCGCTGCACCCGGCCGCCTGGGGCCGCGGGGGCTCGGCTGCGCGCGCTTCGGCGGGTGAGCGTGGGGCGGGGCCTGC gcgcGCCCCCGGACGGGCTGTGCACCATCTACGAGGCGGAGGCGCCCGAGGAGCTGCTGCCCCTGGGCGCGCTGCGGGCCGGCGtggtgcagcagctgctgctggcggcggggggcggcgggggcggcgtCGGGGGGCCCGGGCGCCCCTCAGCGACGCCGAGCTGGGCCGCTGGGCCGAGCTGCTGTCCCCGCTGGACGAGTCCCGCGCCAGCATCACCTCCGTCACCAGCTTCTCCCCCGACGACGTGGCCTCCCCGCGCGGAGACTGGACGGTGGTGGAGGTGGAGACGTTCCACTga